One genomic region from Diabrotica undecimpunctata isolate CICGRU chromosome 9, icDiaUnde3, whole genome shotgun sequence encodes:
- the LOC140451231 gene encoding zinc finger MYM-type protein 1-like has product MASIWVKVLVPINYRSQLLQTMDATLDVKSSNIESLIDDLSAFRNNWDKILSECKHVANAYGIKPELSTSELSTSRARKRKTFHDETATEDVMLNLSPEERFKTEVFYTIIDVLVANLKTRFTALREIEMKFSFLWKYNEMDENTISESCVRYAEEYNSDVSRDLVDEMIYLKTVSKSNLSDTSLKPAKLLNKLVSLNVTNLFPNVCIALRIFCCLPVSVAQAERSFSVLSRIKNCLRSTMGLQRLSDLGLLSIESKLAKTLDFDHVIQNFADMKARKVML; this is encoded by the coding sequence acttcaaacTATGGACGCTACTTTGGATGTTAAGAGTAGTAATATAGAGAGCCTAATTGATGATTTAAGTGCCTTCAGAAATAACTGGGACAAGATATTGTCTGAATGCAAACATGTTGCAAATGCTTATGGTATCAAACCGGAACTCTCCACTTCGGAACTCTCCACTTCCCGTGCGAGAAAGAGGAAGACTTTTCACGATGAAACAGCTACAGAAGATGTAATGTTAAATTTATCCCCGGAAGAACGCTTCAAAACAGAAGTTTTTTACACAATAATTGATGTTTTGGTGGCCAACCTGAAAACGAGGTTCACAGCACTGAGAGAAATCgaaatgaaattttcatttttatggaAGTATAACGAAATGGACGAGAATACGATCTCAGAAAGTTGTGTAAGATATGCCGAAGAGTACAATTCAGATGTAAGCAGGGATCTAGTTGATGAAATGATTTACTTGAAAACTGTTAGTAAATCAAACCTCTCAGATACGTCGCTGAAACCAGCAAAACTTTTGAACAAGCTCGTGTCCCTTAATGTGACAAATCTTTTCCCCAATGTGTGCATTGCTCTTCGCATATTCTGTTGCCTACCAGTATCCGTTGCTCAGGCCGAGAGATCATTTAGTGTTTTGAGCCGAATTAAGAATTGTTTAAGATCTACTATGGGTCTACAACGATTATCTGATTTGGGACTGTTAAGCATAGAGTCGAAACTTGCAAAAACTCTTGATTTCGACCACGTGATCCAAAACTTTGCGGATATGAAAGCAAGAAAAGTTATGTTGTAA